In Patescibacteria group bacterium, a single genomic region encodes these proteins:
- a CDS encoding GxxExxY protein, which yields MELEHKELTEKIIGAAIQVHQQLGPGFIESIYEKALMIELRKSGLRVKEQQEVIVKYDDIEVGRHRLDLFVEGAIVIELKAIKDLEDIHFAIVKSYLKSVGKKHGLLLNFAKVKLEIKRVIYDEQ from the coding sequence ATGGAACTTGAGCATAAAGAACTGACTGAGAAGATCATTGGCGCGGCCATACAGGTACATCAACAACTGGGGCCTGGTTTTATCGAATCAATCTATGAAAAGGCGTTGATGATTGAATTGCGTAAGAGTGGTCTACGGGTAAAGGAGCAACAGGAAGTGATAGTAAAATATGACGATATTGAAGTTGGTAGACATCGCCTTGACCTCTTTGTAGAAGGTGCCATCGTTATAGAACTCAAAGCAATTAAGGACCTTGAAGACATTCACTTTGCCATTGTAAAATCATATCTGAAATCGGTGGGTAAGAAACACGGGTTGTTGTTAAACTTCGCAAAAGTAAAACTGGAGATAAAACGTGTAATTTATGATGAACAATAA